CGTTCGCCGACTGAGCAATGCGCGAATTGCAGGAAATCTCCCGGCCGTTGTGCCGCGGGTGTGGATTGTGGGCATTGATGCCTCCTTTGGTGTTCCTCTACGTTCATCAGAGGTATCGGCCAGTCTGCGGAAAAGTTGCTTATGTGAGAAAGTGATGTGGCATATATGGGGGGTGTCGGGGGGGCGTGCTGTGGCAAACGACAGCCTGTGGCTGTCGGCAAACACAGCATGCTGATGAAGTCCGGCGGAACCGATCCAGGCTGGCCGGGCGTCCCCCGACTTTTCCGCCAGAGGCGGATCCGCCTTCGGCGGAAGCGACACCAGACCGGGCTTTGCCGGTCCGAGCGAATAGTTGCGTAAGCTTGACCTGTACCATATTGTGTGCAAATCTCATTGAGAAATGCACAGGAGGACGATGTGAGAACGAATGTTACCATCGATGGCCAGTTGGTTGAGGCGGTGCGGGTGGCGGCGGGCGTGACTACGAAGGCCAAGGCTGTGGTGGAGGCAATGCAAGAGTATCTGCGTTGGCATCGGATCGGGACCGTGCGGCGGTTTCAGGGCAAATTGCGATTTCGCCGCGATACCGCGGAGGCCCGGCACCGTGGCCGCTGAGCTGGTCATCCTCGATACGTCGATCTGGATCGAATACTTTCACGGCAAAGCCGCGGATCTCTGTCAGGACGTCGATGCACTGATCGCCACACGACGGTTACGCCATCTCACGGTCATTACGGCGGAACTGCTGCGCGGGGCCGTGGCCACGCGGGAGCGCCGTATCATTGCCCAGACGGTCGCATTCATTCCGCGGGTTCCGCTGACGGATGAATTCTGGATGACGGTCGGCGAGTTCTGCTTTGATTTGGCCCGCCAAGGGGTCGTCGCCCACTTGATCGACGCATGGATTGCGAAGGCCGCGATCAATGCACGCTGTGCCCTCTGGAGCCTGGACCATCACTTCAGCGCGATTGCCCGCCGCACGCCGCTCAGACTGTACGGGGGCGAGGTCGGCTAACCCCCATCCCTTCATGGTCAATAATCCGGAACCAACAGACCTGTGCTCATACGAGAGCATCTCATAATTCCTTATTGAACTGTGACGTCATTCTGAGCGAAGCCGCTGCGTCCGCCTCTGGCGGAAAGAATCCAGTGGAATCAACTGGATCCTTCGCCTAACGGCTCAGGATGACGTCTCTTACCTATTTATGAGATATGCTCTAGGAACATGGTCTGGTGTGTGACGATCGCTATGGATTTGGTTGAACGAGGGAGCAGGGCAAGTCCTGAGTGCGGAACAGACTGTGCGCAATGACACCACCGCCGCATGTCTCATACTCAGTTCGTAGCGCAGGCGGAGAAAAATTACGAAGCTCGATACGTCCGGAGCGAATGCCACACTTTCTTTTCAGTGCATCGGTAAAGGCGAAAGTCTCCGCAGCGAAGTTCGGCACGCACCCACTGATCCCAACGGAGTGGCCCGGCGGCGGTATTTCACCCCAACTTGGCACAAAATGGGCGCACCCGCTTGAACCGAAGAGGCTGCTGAGGCAAAAAGCGAACCGTGTCAGTGTGAGACGGAGAAACATCCCTCGCCCGTGGCCGTCGTGGACCTCTGCTGTCCTCCCGGCTGCGACGTGTTGTTTCCTGCCGGTCTCTTGCTGACGCAATGAGGTGCGGGAGCGGGAGTGCCCCACTGTCGTAGTGGCAAATGGTTGAATTCTAGGCATGACGACCTCCTGGTGCCCTCTGTATCGGCCGGCCCGCGAAATAGTTGCTTGCGATGGGCTATGTTCAGTATATATAATAAAATTATATATACGTATAAAATATTTATGTTCAAACTCCTCATTAAATCCGCGGTGCGCCGTAAAATCGTTGTCCTCTTTGCGCTAAATCCGGAAGTGCACTTGTATGCGCGGCAAGTGGCTCGGGAGCTTGACGAATCGCCGCATGCCGTCGGATTGGAGCTCAAGGCGTTAGTGGTCGGCGGGCTGCTGACTGCGCGTGGCGCGCTGCGCCGCCTGACGTATGTGTGGAATCCGGCGTATCCGTACGCAACACTGTTACAACAGGCCGCGGAGCGGTGGCGGGCCACGGGGCAGGCCGAGGCGGCGCGGATTCCGGATCTGGCGCAGCGGTCGCGGATGGATGCCAACCTGGCCCGACTCGTCCCCGCGATTGTGGAGCGGTATCGGCCGGAGAAAATCATCTTGTTTGGGTCGGCGGTCAGCGGCGTGGTCGGCCCGTATTCCGACCTGGACTTAGCGATCGTCAAGCAGACGGCGTTGCCGTTCAGTAAGCGCGCGCCGATGTTAGCCGGACTGGTCGATTACGATATCGATGTCGATTTTTTTATCTATACGCCGCGGGAGTTTGCGGTCGGGGCGCGGAACACGCCGTTCATCCGAGACGAGATCCTCAAGAAGGGGAGAGTGGTCTATGAAGCCACATGAGCGGTGGTTCTATTTTGCCGATCAAGACCTGGCCTTCGCGCGGGCGGGTTTTCGCGACGGGTTTTATGCCCATGTATGCAGTTTGAGCCAACAGGCGGTCGAAAAGGCGATGAAGGCCTATTTGGTGTGGAAGCAGCGCAATCCTCCGAAGACGCATGGCTTGCTCGCGCTCCACCGGCTGTTGGATGTTTCGTGGATGGAAGCGCATCTGCCGGCGCTGAAACGGTTGTCCGAATTTTATCTCCCGACGCGCTATCCCGACGCGATCGCCGGCACGTTGCCGGACGGTCTCCCCGATCGGGGCGATGCCAAACAGGCCCTCGCCTGGGCCGACGCGGTCGTACAATTGGTGCGTGGCAAGATGCGCGGTGCGCGGGGCGTCGGGTAGTTGCCGCCAGCCGCATCACTTGTTTCGGATGGCGAGTAATTCCTCGACGACGACCAGATCGCGATGCCGGCCGAGGGCTTGCTTGCTCTTGATCAAGTCATCGATGGCCATGAGATGACATTGACCACCAAACAACTCAATGGTGCTTGCGTGTCGCATGACGTCAATAAAATCACCAACGGCCGCGACGCGGGATACCAGATCAAGCACTCCAAGATCCGTCTCGAGGTCGAGATTTTTGATCCGACGGAGATCGTGCGGATGTTCCAAGAAGGATAACTTGTCTGATGTCATGCGGTGTCGGGGGTGTAGCGGCGCGAGGATGCGGCGCAGCTCCTGCAAGTGTTCGGGTGAAAAGGCGAGACAGATGTCGATGTCGCGGGTGGTTTGGTTGCATCCATGGAGCACTGCAGCGAAGCCACCGATCAGCACGAAGTCGAGCGGACTCTTAACGAGGAACTCGATGAGAGATTGGAGATGTTGCATGCGCCGCCGCTCGTTGCTCCCGTGTCATCTGGTGTAAGGTGTTGATCGTGTCAAGTGTGTCCTGATGTTGGGCAATGCGCGCTTCATATGACAGCTGCAGGTTGGCGCGCAGCATCCAGATGTCGACTCCGCGCTCTAGCCATTCCTGATCTTGAGGGGTGAGTGCATCCACTTAATCCTCACTCCGGCCGCCGCCGAGCAATCCGGTGCGGAGCAGCAAATAGAGCAGGTTCAACACGGCGGCCGCTGCGGCGGCGACGTAGGTCCACGCGGCGGCGTTCAATACCGCGCTGACGCCGCCCGAATCTGCGGGACTGATCAGGCCGAGCTGCGGGAGCAGGCGTTTGGCGCGCGCCGAGGCGTCGATTTCGACCGGCAGGGTGATGAATTGAAAAATCACGGCGACGGTAAAGAGCAAGATGCCGAATTTGACCATCGCGAACGCGTGAAGAAAGATGCCGAGGAAGATCAGGATATAGGAAAAATTACTCCCGAACATCGCGACCGGGGCCATCGCGTTGCGGAGCGCCAACGCGGCGTAGCCGGTGGCGTGTTGAATGGCGTGGCCGACTTCATGCGCGGCAATTGCTTGCGCCGCGACGGAGCGACTGTCGTAGACGCCAGGCGAGAGGCGGATGACGCGCGTCCGTGGGTCGTAGTGATCGCTGAGCATCCCATCCCCACCGAGGAAGGAAAAACCCCGCACCGGCTCCACGGGGACGTCTTGCAGCCCGTGTTGATCCAGAATTTTGCGGGCCACTTGCGCGCCCGTATACCCCGTGCCCGCCGGCACTTGGCTGTAGCGCGCAAAGGCCGATTTGACGCGAAACGTCGCCCATCCGGAAAACGCGAGCGCGACCAACGTGACGAGCAGATAGAGTGGATCGAAGTAGAACATAGCGTGTGCCTCCTCTAATGATAGGAGCAGGATATGGGGTAGCGGACTGAGGATGTCAATCGCGTCCGGAATTGTGTAGGGGGTGGTGAGTGTCATAATCTGCTGAATTTGCATGTAGTTTTTCCTACCGGTGTTGAATTTGAACTGCGCACCGTATTTTTCTCGCAACTTATTCGACCCGGCGCCGATAAGCTCAGTAACAGGAGGCATCACCATATGGCTGCGATCCATCCGTATCGACAGGCGCGCATCGCGGTACCAGGCAAACGTTTTCGGATGGGTTCGTCTCGTTCGGGTGAAGGCCCGGTGCGGGAGGTGACGGTGGCGGGGTTTGCGCTGGCAAAGTGCATGACCAGCGCTGGGCAATTCAAGGCCCATTGCACGGCGCAACAGACGCTCCCGTACGGACGCTTGTTGTTCAGTGCGGAGGGCCATGTGGTCGGGGCGCTGCGCGGAGCGACGAAAGAGCAGACCGGAGCGGCGGTGCTGCAGTTCGCGGTGAACGACGTGCGCTGGAGTATGGCGTCGGACTGGATGCAGTTGGTGCCGATGCCGGAGCAGTATGTCGCACGTTTTAGTAAGATTCCGCGGGCCGATTCCCGCTTCCTGGCTGACGAATTACCGGCTTCGATGATGTTCTGGGAAGAAGCCGCCTGCTATGCCCTCTGTGCGGGAGGGCGATTGCCGACCGAGGCCGAATATGAATTAGCGGCCCGTTCGGATGCATCAGGGAATGTGCGCGAAGGCGAGGACGTCGCGGGAACGGTGGATGGCACCGTGACGGTCGAGACCGCGCACTGCGGACAAAATTGGGACGCCGGTGGCCTATTGTCGGTGGATACCGGCAAGCCAGCGCATCCGCTGGGGTTCATGCACCTGGCTGGGAATCTGTGGATGTACTGTGCGGATCATTGGTCAGAGGCCCTCGATTCGACGGACGTCGACCAACCACTCCACTTTGCTGCGTCTGACTTACGACACGTGCTGCGCGGCGGGGCCTGGAGCAGTTATCCGGAGTACGCTCGCGCGTCCGCTCGCAACTACTGCGGCGACGACTACAACAGCAATGTGGGCGTTCGGGTGGCGTGGCCCCAGGACTCCCAATCGTAACCCTTTTATTTTCTTACCTTCAGCACCGGCATTCGGCTTGACGTGGAATTCAGCAGGTCATGCTGAAAGTCCCAACGAGTTGTTGAATGAGGACTCAACGGTTCGGCCGTTCCGGAAAGGTCCAGAGGGGCCCTTTTTCAACAGCCAGTTAGACATCAACCTAAAACGGATAATCCAACGTCGTATACACGGCGACGCCGTCGCGGGTGTAGCCGACGTCGATGCGGCCGAGCACGCTGGGGGGGGCACGCATTCGGAAGCCGACGCCGCCGGCGGGTTCGAAGTGGTGCGGCGCGATGTCGCGCAGTCGATGGAAAACTTGGCCGGCGCCGCAGAACGGATCGATCGAGAACGAGACCGGCGTATCGAAGATCCGCCACTCTTTAATGAGCACGCGGGCTTCGAGTTCGAGCAGTGCGGCGCCGTGATCGGTGAAGCGGCGACTGATGAAGCCGCGCAAATTGCGTTCGCCACCGAGATGCGATTGGTGGAAAAATGGGATTTGATCGCCAAGCAGTTGTTGAAACCAGAGGTTGCCGACCAGGGTCACGCGGCGCTGCGGCTGCCAGGCCGCTTTGCTGCGCAGCTCGACGCCGCCGAACGGCGTGTCGGGCCCGGTTAGTTGATGGGAAATGGTCCCGAGTAAGCTCACGAGCGCGCCGCGCGTGGGAAAGAACGTGCTGTCGCGCGAGTCCCAGCGCAGTCCTGCGCGATAACTGATTTGATGCGAATCGGCCACTTCGGGCAGCGCTCCGTACGTGGTCACCGTGTCGGCGAGCGCATCGATCGCGCGCGGTTGCAAGCCGAGTCGCGCCCAATCGAGTTGGCCGACGAGCGCGACATGTGGCGCGATCTCGAACGCGACTTCGCCCCAAATGCGGCCGAGCAGCGACGTGAAATTTGATTCGGCGTCTTTGGGGCGGTCGGGGCCGAAGCCGAAGAAGCGTTCGAACGGGTCTTCGATGTACAGGCCGTGCGCCTCCACGCGCAATCGATGATTGATCAGGCCGCTATTCACATAATCGATCGAGGCCTCGCGATAGAATTTGGTCGCGGCACCGCCGAAGAGCCGTAGTTCTTCATCCGCCGACGGCGTGAGGATCCAGATCCCGAAACCGTTGAATTGGATGATGCTGTTGTATTGCAACGCCGCCGCCATGATGCTGATGACGTTGTCTTGCGCGTCGTTTGCGGTCACAACAGGAAGCAGGCCGTACGTTTGGCCTTCGGCCGGATCGGTGGCGACGATGGGGACCGGGAAGAAGCGATAGTGCGCGTCTTTGAACAGGCGCGGCAGATCGGCGAGCGTGCCGGCGGCGGCCGGTGCGGCGTGCAGCCACAGTGCGATGCATGCGAGCCGTGCGGCGAGGCGGGAGCGCCACGTAATCATGAGCCGCCAAGGCATGGTTTTGGAGCGGCCGTGTCCGCAGCGGCGCGCGCCTGTTCGTTTTGTTGTGGGCCCGGCGGGATCACGGCCACGACGCAGACCTTGTCGACGGTGAGTTTGGTCACGAGCAGCGACGAGATCCATTGTTCCGATTCGGTCTGGTGGACGTTCATCCGGAAGATCAGCGCCCGCGGTGCGGGTGGCGAGCCCATCAGCCGCCATTCGGCCTTTTCGCCGATCGCGGAAAATCCGCCGCCCACGACGTGCATCAGCGGGAGTTCGTGCGACTTGCCCTTCGGGTCGATCAGCGTCAAGTAGCCGCGTTCGTCGGCATGCACGATTTTGACGGCGTATCCGCCAACGCCCGCGCAGCGCCATTCGATGTAGTCCGGCGGTCCTTCGCCGGGTTTCATTCCTTCTTGGATCAGCTTGCAACCTTCCCGTCCCAACGGGGTGTAGCGGCTTTCGGTTGCCGCTGCCGCGTGCAACAGTGGAGTGCTGCAGAGCAGCAACAAGGTGGCAACGCGGGTGATGCGGCGAGTGTTCATCAACATGTATCCTCCTCTTGCTCTTGGTGTGCCCGCGCTTTCTAGCGCAGCGGCGGTTTTTCGCAAGCGATGCGTGTCGGTGGGCGCAATGGCAATTGTCCGGGCGCCGTTTCTATGCGATATCGAAAATCTGGGGGGAGCCTATGGAGGGTGGTGTCATATTCGTACTGATCCTCGTGGTGTTGACGGCAATGGCGATGACCCGCTTCGGCGATTTGAAACGGGAACTGGCGCAGCTGCGCGCGGAATTGGCCACGGCCACGGCGTCGTGGCGGGAGTTGACGCAGCGCTTCGTGGCGTTGGAGGCCACATGGGCGAAGGGGCGGTCGACGACCGAGGCGGCGGCTTCATCGCCGGCCTCGGCAACCACTGACACGATTGTGCCTCCTGTCGCGCGCGCCACGGCCGAAGCCCAATCTATGCCGACGCGCACAGCGTCCGTTTCCCCGCAACCGACGCGCGCCGCTCCGCCCCCGCGCCGTCCGGCACCGCCGCCGCCTGCGCCGCCGAAGGGGCCGCTGATCGATTGGGAAAAATTCGTCGGCGTTAAACTGTTCTCCTGGATCGCCGGCGTGGCGTTAGTCATCGCGGCGATCTTTTTCTTGAGCTACTCGGTGGAACAAGGCTGGCTGACGCCGCCGATCCGCACCGCAGTGGGTTTTTTGGTCGGGATCGGATTATTAGGCTTAAGCGAATTTCGTTTTGCGCGCCGGTATGCCACCACGGCCAATGCATTGGACGCCGGCGCGATCGGCGTGCTGTTCGCCACCTGTTTCGCCGCGCACAGTCTGTGGTCGTTGCTTCCCAGTCTCCCGACGTTGCTGTTGATGGCGTTGATTACGGCCACGGCGGTGTTGCTCTCGCTGCGGCGTCATTCGCCGTTTATCGCCGGGCTGGGACTCCTCAGCGGCTTCGCGACGCCGGCTTTGCTCGCCTCCGGTGTGAATCGGCCGTTGTCGCTGTTCGGCTATTTGTTATTGCTGAACGTCGGTCTCGTGTTCGTCGCGGAGCGGAAACAATGGCGTTGGTTGACGACGTTGTGCCTTATCCTGACGACGGGATATCAATGGGGATGGGCGTGGAAATTTCTGGCCGCCAGTCCGTTGCCGCTCGCACTCGGCATTTTTCTGATCTTTCCGGTCGTGGCCGTCGCAGCGCGCGTGGCGGGACGCCGTTGGTGGCAACATGGTGCCGCGGTCTTCACTCAACAGACCGCCGTCTGCGCGATGCTGCCGGTCCTCTTCGCGCTCTATCTTGCCGCAACCCCGATGTACGGCGCGCGGTATGGACTCTTTTTCGGTTTTCTCGGCTGCCTTGCCGTCGGACTCGGCGTGGTGGCATGGCGCATCGGACCGACGTGGCTGCATTGGGTCGGTGGCGCCTCGACGCTCGGCGGTTGCGCGATCTGGTTGGGCGTCTCGTATGTCCCGGCCGCGTGGCCAACGGTGCTCGGCATGCTGCTCGGCTTCACGGCGTTCTATGCGTGGCTGCCGCGCGGCGCGATCATTGCGGCGCTGTTAGGGACGTGCGTCGCCGTGCTCCCGGCGGTGGATCCGGCCGTGGGCGACAGTGTAGCGTGGTGGGGCGCAGTGGCGGCGTGGCTGCTACTGGTCACCTGGGCCGCAGTGCGGCAAGCGGACCGGGCGGCGTATTGGGTCGCGGGCGCGGTGGCGTATCTGGCGCTCGGCATCTGGTCGCAGTGGTATGGGACGGTGGATCATTGCGCGACGCTGTTGCTCGCGTATGTGTTGACGGCACTTTATTATATTGCAGTGCCTGCCGGAGTGCGGCGTTGGCGACCCGCAGCCGTGTCAGTGTTGCAACACACCGAGTATATCGGATTGGCGAGCGGACTCCTGTTGTTGAGATTCGTCGCTACGGAGCCGGTGTTGACGGCCGATCCGGTGCCGTTTCTGGTGACGGCAACCGTATTGCTGGCCGCATGGGCGCTCGCGGCCCTCCAGTCCGCCGGCGGGGCGCTATTTGCGGCCGCGCTGTTCGTGGCCTTTGTGAGTCTGCTGGCGTGGATCAAGCCGCTCGCCGGGTCGCCATGGCCGACCGTCGCGCTGCTGCTGGGGACTGGTTACGCCGCGTTCGGATGCGTCGTGTATCGCGTCGCGGGGCGGATCGCGGCCCATGTTCCAGCGGCTGACGGGTCAGTGGCCTGGTCATCGTATCTGCTCGGGGCGGCCGGCGGTTGTGTGTTGGCCCAATTCGCGGTGGCGAGCGCGGCGCTCTGTCCCGGCGCGCCTCCGTTGTGGCTCTTCGCCGGCGCCGAGTTAGCGGCCATTATCCTGTTATTGGCGCTGGCGGTATGGTCGCGCCAACAGGTCTTGGCCGTGGTGGCCGTCGCCTCGACGGCGATCGCCACGGCAGTGTGGAAGTCCGCGATTGAGCCAGCTGCGGGATCCTATGTGGCGATCCTCACCGCGTACTATTTGGCGTTTGCGGTGTATCCGCTGCTGTGCGGGCGGGTGGCAGGTCGGGCGCTGAGTCCTGCGTTGGCGAGCGTGGCGGCGAGTGGACTCTATTTTCTCGCCGTGCGACGCGCAGTAGGCGAACTGGGGTGGGGGGCGTATATCGGCGTGCTCCCGCTCGCGCAGGCGGCGCTGTTGTTGGTCCAATTGCGGATGTGGTTGCAGTTGGAGCCGGCCGCGCCGCGCGATAACACGCGGTTGGCACTGGTGGCCGGCGCCGCGCTCGCGTTCCTGACCGTCGCGATCCCGCTGCAGCTCGATAAACAATGGATCACGATCGGCTGGGCGCTGCAAGGCGCCGCGCTCGCGTTGTTGTACGGCCGGATTCCGCATCGCGGACTCTTTTGGTGGGGGCTCGGATTGCTCGGCGCCGTCTTCGTGCGGCTGGTGTTGAATCGCGAAGTTTTCGCGTACTATCCGCGCAGTGCCGTGCCGATCCTTAACTGGTATTTGTATACGTATCTGTTGGCCGCAGGATCGTGTTTCGCGGCGAGTGTGGCCTGGCGACGCACTCACGATGTGGTGCGCGGCGCCGTCCGCGGGCGCGCGCTGGTTGCTGCGGCGGGCGCGGTGTTGCTGTTTCTGCTGCTGAACATTGAAGTCGCCGATTATTATTCGAGCGGGGCGACGATTACGTTCAATTTTTCCGGCTCGATCGCGCAGGACCTCAGCTACACGCTCGCGTGGGGTTGCTTCGCCGTCGCGTTGCTCGCGGCTGGGATCATGTTGCGCAATCGACCGACGCGCTTGACCGCGCTGGTGCTGATGACGGTGACGATCTTCAAAGGATTTCTCCACGACCTGTGGCGCTTGGGCGGGCTGTATCGCGTCGGCACGTTTGTCGGATTGGCCGTTTGCCTCGCGCTTGTGGCGCTCGCGTTACAACGGTTCGTATTGGTCCCGAAGCAGCGCGTGTCTCAGCAATAGCATTCCGATGGAGGATGTATGCGTTTCCGATTCCGTGTTGTCTTCAGTGTCGTGGTTGCGTGTCTGAGCAGCGGCGTGACTGCGCACGCGGCCATGTCGTCCGCCGTGCGATATGAACGTCCGCTGCAAATCGAGCACGCCGGGCCGCAGAAAATTGCGGTTGATGTGCCGTTGCTGAGCGGTGCCGCAGTCGGACTGCGCGACGTGCGTTTCTACGATGCCGCCGGCGCGGAGGTCCAGTATCTCGTGATCCCGCCGTCGGTCCCACGATCGGAATGGCGCGCCGCTCCAGCGCTGCCGATCGCCGCGACCAAGGAGCAGAGCGGATTTGAACTCGATCTCGGGGATTTGGTATTCGTGAACGCATTACGGATCGAAGGGATTGCGGCGCCGTTTTTGAAACGATGTCGGTTGGAGGGGAGCGGAGATCGGGCGCATTGGACGCTGCTGGTGGAAGAACAGAGTCTCTTCGACTTGCCCGCAGAGCAGTTGCAGCTGCTGACGCTGGAATTTCCGGCCGGCGAATTTCGGTATTTGCGCGTGACGTGGGATGACACCGCGAGTGCGCGGGTCTCGCCGCCAACGCAGACGTTCGTGCAGTTGCCGCTGCAGAAGGATGCGCCAGTTCCAGTGCATGTGCCGCTCGGCGTGGAGCGACACGAAGCGGTCCGCGGCACGAGTCGGTTTCGGCTGCGATTGCCGGGACCGCAGTTGCCGGTAGCGGCCATTGCGTTGACGGTGGCGGAAGCGACGCTGCTGCGCGACGCGCGCGTGACGGAGGCTTACTTTACCGGCGATCGGATCGTGCCGACGGAATTAGGACATGCGCAGCTCCGCAAGGTCCAACAGGGCGATGCGAGCGCGGCCGCGTTGACGATTCCGATCACGGATCCGCGCGAAACGGAGCTAGAGTTGGTCGTCGACGATGGCGATAATCCACCGTTGCAATTGATTGCGGCGATGGCCGTCTTAAAGCCGGTGCCATGGATTTATTTGGAGGCGGCCGCGCCGGGGACACTGATGGCGCGCTTCGGCGACTCGAAAGCGCTCGCTCCCAATTACGATTTGGAGGCGCGGCGCGAGGCGATCGATGCCGATCGGACGATTGCGGTGGTCTGGGGCGAACGGCGGGAGTTGGTCGTGGCCATGCCGCCCGCCGTGTCACCGGAAGTCGGCACGACGATCGGCGGTGCGCTGGCGACGACCGGATTTCGTTTCCAGCGCATGATCGACGACGTCGGTGCCGGCATGAATGCGTTGCGGATCGACTTGGCCGTGCTGGCGCATAGCCGGACAGCGGCGGAGTGGCGGATCGTCGATGCGAGCGGGCGACAAGTCCCGTATCTGTTGGAACAATTGGACGCGCCGCTCGCAGTTGCAATTGTGCCGCAGCGCATGGACATTGCCGCCGACGACGCGCGGCCGCATGTTTCGCGCTATGCCGTCGAGCTGCCGTACGCCTCGCTGCCTTCCGGGCATTTGGTCGTAGAGACTTCGGCGCGTGTGTTTCGGCGCTTCGTGCGCGTCGTCGCGGATCGCATGCCGCCGGATCCGCGTCAACGTTCACAGGAAATCGAAGTGGCGCGCTGGTTTTGGAGCCATGCCGATGCGGAAACCGCCGCGCCACCCGTGCGTTTGGCGTTACCTGCCGCGGTCGGGACGCAACGGATGACGCTCGAAATCGAAGAGGGCGACAACAGTCCGCTGCCGTTAACGGCGGTGCGTTTCGAAACGACGGCCTATCGCGTGCGCTTCTTTGCCGCGACGCCACAGCCGCTGCGCTTGTTGTATGGCAACGCCGCCGTACCAGCTCCCCATTACGATCTCGCGTTGCTCGCGGATGTCCTGATGGGACGCGCGGCCCACGAACCGCATTTGGCGCCGGAAGCGGAGGGCGGCGACGCGCGCAGCGTTTCCACCGCGCCGTCGATGTACCTCTTTTGGAGTGTCCTCATCGTGACCGCCCTCGGTTTGGCGTTGCTCTTCATCCGTTTGCTGCGGAAAAACGGGCCTCCCA
This is a stretch of genomic DNA from Deltaproteobacteria bacterium. It encodes these proteins:
- a CDS encoding SUMF1/EgtB/PvdO family nonheme iron enzyme, translated to MAAIHPYRQARIAVPGKRFRMGSSRSGEGPVREVTVAGFALAKCMTSAGQFKAHCTAQQTLPYGRLLFSAEGHVVGALRGATKEQTGAAVLQFAVNDVRWSMASDWMQLVPMPEQYVARFSKIPRADSRFLADELPASMMFWEEAACYALCAGGRLPTEAEYELAARSDASGNVREGEDVAGTVDGTVTVETAHCGQNWDAGGLLSVDTGKPAHPLGFMHLAGNLWMYCADHWSEALDSTDVDQPLHFAASDLRHVLRGGAWSSYPEYARASARNYCGDDYNSNVGVRVAWPQDSQS
- a CDS encoding nucleotidyltransferase encodes the protein MQHLQSLIEFLVKSPLDFVLIGGFAAVLHGCNQTTRDIDICLAFSPEHLQELRRILAPLHPRHRMTSDKLSFLEHPHDLRRIKNLDLETDLGVLDLVSRVAAVGDFIDVMRHASTIELFGGQCHLMAIDDLIKSKQALGRHRDLVVVEELLAIRNK
- a CDS encoding PIN domain-containing protein, whose protein sequence is MAAELVILDTSIWIEYFHGKAADLCQDVDALIATRRLRHLTVITAELLRGAVATRERRIIAQTVAFIPRVPLTDEFWMTVGEFCFDLARQGVVAHLIDAWIAKAAINARCALWSLDHHFSAIARRTPLRLYGGEVG
- a CDS encoding HEPN domain-containing protein codes for the protein MKPHERWFYFADQDLAFARAGFRDGFYAHVCSLSQQAVEKAMKAYLVWKQRNPPKTHGLLALHRLLDVSWMEAHLPALKRLSEFYLPTRYPDAIAGTLPDGLPDRGDAKQALAWADAVVQLVRGKMRGARGVG
- a CDS encoding DUF2339 domain-containing protein is translated as MEGGVIFVLILVVLTAMAMTRFGDLKRELAQLRAELATATASWRELTQRFVALEATWAKGRSTTEAAASSPASATTDTIVPPVARATAEAQSMPTRTASVSPQPTRAAPPPRRPAPPPPAPPKGPLIDWEKFVGVKLFSWIAGVALVIAAIFFLSYSVEQGWLTPPIRTAVGFLVGIGLLGLSEFRFARRYATTANALDAGAIGVLFATCFAAHSLWSLLPSLPTLLLMALITATAVLLSLRRHSPFIAGLGLLSGFATPALLASGVNRPLSLFGYLLLLNVGLVFVAERKQWRWLTTLCLILTTGYQWGWAWKFLAASPLPLALGIFLIFPVVAVAARVAGRRWWQHGAAVFTQQTAVCAMLPVLFALYLAATPMYGARYGLFFGFLGCLAVGLGVVAWRIGPTWLHWVGGASTLGGCAIWLGVSYVPAAWPTVLGMLLGFTAFYAWLPRGAIIAALLGTCVAVLPAVDPAVGDSVAWWGAVAAWLLLVTWAAVRQADRAAYWVAGAVAYLALGIWSQWYGTVDHCATLLLAYVLTALYYIAVPAGVRRWRPAAVSVLQHTEYIGLASGLLLLRFVATEPVLTADPVPFLVTATVLLAAWALAALQSAGGALFAAALFVAFVSLLAWIKPLAGSPWPTVALLLGTGYAAFGCVVYRVAGRIAAHVPAADGSVAWSSYLLGAAGGCVLAQFAVASAALCPGAPPLWLFAGAELAAIILLLALAVWSRQQVLAVVAVASTAIATAVWKSAIEPAAGSYVAILTAYYLAFAVYPLLCGRVAGRALSPALASVAASGLYFLAVRRAVGELGWGAYIGVLPLAQAALLLVQLRMWLQLEPAAPRDNTRLALVAGAALAFLTVAIPLQLDKQWITIGWALQGAALALLYGRIPHRGLFWWGLGLLGAVFVRLVLNREVFAYYPRSAVPILNWYLYTYLLAAGSCFAASVAWRRTHDVVRGAVRGRALVAAAGAVLLFLLLNIEVADYYSSGATITFNFSGSIAQDLSYTLAWGCFAVALLAAGIMLRNRPTRLTALVLMTVTIFKGFLHDLWRLGGLYRVGTFVGLAVCLALVALALQRFVLVPKQRVSQQ
- a CDS encoding BamA/TamA family outer membrane protein — encoded protein: MITWRSRLAARLACIALWLHAAPAAAGTLADLPRLFKDAHYRFFPVPIVATDPAEGQTYGLLPVVTANDAQDNVISIMAAALQYNSIIQFNGFGIWILTPSADEELRLFGGAATKFYREASIDYVNSGLINHRLRVEAHGLYIEDPFERFFGFGPDRPKDAESNFTSLLGRIWGEVAFEIAPHVALVGQLDWARLGLQPRAIDALADTVTTYGALPEVADSHQISYRAGLRWDSRDSTFFPTRGALVSLLGTISHQLTGPDTPFGGVELRSKAAWQPQRRVTLVGNLWFQQLLGDQIPFFHQSHLGGERNLRGFISRRFTDHGAALLELEARVLIKEWRIFDTPVSFSIDPFCGAGQVFHRLRDIAPHHFEPAGGVGFRMRAPPSVLGRIDVGYTRDGVAVYTTLDYPF
- a CDS encoding zinc metallopeptidase yields the protein MFYFDPLYLLVTLVALAFSGWATFRVKSAFARYSQVPAGTGYTGAQVARKILDQHGLQDVPVEPVRGFSFLGGDGMLSDHYDPRTRVIRLSPGVYDSRSVAAQAIAAHEVGHAIQHATGYAALALRNAMAPVAMFGSNFSYILIFLGIFLHAFAMVKFGILLFTVAVIFQFITLPVEIDASARAKRLLPQLGLISPADSGGVSAVLNAAAWTYVAAAAAAVLNLLYLLLRTGLLGGGRSED
- a CDS encoding type II toxin-antitoxin system VapB family antitoxin; amino-acid sequence: MRTNVTIDGQLVEAVRVAAGVTTKAKAVVEAMQEYLRWHRIGTVRRFQGKLRFRRDTAEARHRGR
- a CDS encoding nucleotidyltransferase domain-containing protein; the encoded protein is MFKLLIKSAVRRKIVVLFALNPEVHLYARQVARELDESPHAVGLELKALVVGGLLTARGALRRLTYVWNPAYPYATLLQQAAERWRATGQAEAARIPDLAQRSRMDANLARLVPAIVERYRPEKIILFGSAVSGVVGPYSDLDLAIVKQTALPFSKRAPMLAGLVDYDIDVDFFIYTPREFAVGARNTPFIRDEILKKGRVVYEAT